Within bacterium BMS3Abin14, the genomic segment GGAGAGCCCTCATCTGTGCTGAAGGAGATCCTCGTCGTCATCAAGGAACAGGCGAAAAACCAGCTTGGCCTCATCGAAGAGCTGCTGGATCTCACGAGGATCGAGGCAGGGGAGTTCCGTCTCAACAGGCAGCCTTGCGATATCGAGGCGCTCCTTGGAAAGGTGATCGAGGGGTTCGTGCCCAAGTTCGAGGAGAAGGGAATAACCGCCAGTCTGGATGTTGCGAAAGACCTTCCCCAGACCCACTGGGATTATCAAAAGGTTCTGCAGGTTTTCCAGAATCTCGTGGATAATTCCCTCAAATTTACCCCTGCGGGGGGATGGTTGGCGATAAGCGCCGTTTCAAAGAGCGATTTTATCGAGATCCGGGTAAGCGACAATGGGATCGGAATCCCGGGAGGTAATATCGACCAGGTTTTCGACAGGTTTTATCAGGTGGACAGCTCGTCAACCAGAATGTTCGGTGGATCCGGTCTTGGTCTTTCAATCGTCAGGGAGATTGTTCTGGCCCACAAGGGGAAGATCTTCGTGGAAAGCCAGGAAGGGGAGGGTGCGACGTTTCTGGTCCTTCTGCCTGTGGGCTTGCCGGAGCGTTCCCAACACCCCGTTCGGGATGCCGGCCGGGATGAAAACGGTGCCGATGAAACACCCCATATTCCAGGAGGGAATGGTGAACTGATCCTCGTTGTGGACGATGACCCGGCTTTCCTCCGCATGATGGAGACCATCCTGCCCAGGGAGGGCTATCGGGTCAAGGTGTCGGAACGGCCGGGTAACACGCTGGAACAGGTAAAAAAGGCTAAAGTGGATATTGTCCTTCTCGACCTCATGATGCCGGGAATGGATGGATACGACGTGTGCAGAAAACTCAGGCGGGATCCCGACACATCTCACGTTCCGATCCTGATCGTATCCGCATCGGGAGGAGACGAGATTTCCCGGAAAATTAACGATGCCGGCGCCGATGATCATCTGACCAAACCGTTCGATCAGCAGGACATCCTGAATCGGATTAGTGCCCTTTTGTCCAACAGGCCGGTGTAGGAAATATCAACGCGCCGGGATAAAGAATGTCATTGCGAACGGGTTAACATGTGAAGCAATCTCGAAGATTCGAAGCCTTAATGCAGGGTCTTATTTTCGATGTGGCCCCAATCGCCCAGCGCCTGGGGCTTCGCGTTTTCATCGTCGGGGGTGTCGTGCGGGATCTGATCGAGGGCAAGCCTGTTGCAGGCGAATGGGACCTGGTGGTCATGGGTGGAATGGGCACAGGGGCCCGGCGGCTGGCGGAGCGGTTGTCCGCGGCATGGAAGTGGAAAAGCCCGGTCTCATTTCCCCGCTTCGGCACCTACCTGGTATCAGGTCCGCACGGTGTCGTGGAACTGGCCCAGTCCGAACTTCGCATCGGAAGCGCCATACGTTCCTCCGACCCCATCATCCAGGATGCCCATTCCAGGGATTTTACCCTGAACGCCCTTTACGTCGAACTGGATGTGGAGGGCGCCGGGGCGGCGGACGGTTTCAAGGTTATCGACCCCACAGGGCTGGGGATTGATGACCTTAACTCTGGAATTCTCAGGACGCCGGGTCCCCCGCGGGCGACCCTGGGGGATGATCCTGTAAGAATTCTCCGTGCCGCCCGGCTCTGCGCAACCCACGGGTACCGTACCGCCCGGCCTATCACACGGGCTGCCCGAGGTGCGGCTCACCTTCTCAGGGATGTTTCCGTGGAACGCGTTCTCGCGGAGATGAACAAACTTCTCCTGGGCTCCAGGCCGTCCAATGGCCTGGTGCGTCTCGAAAAATGGGGCGTTTTCAGGGTCCTCATGCCCGAGGTCCAGGCCATGGTGGGGTTCATGCAGCGCACTCCCCATCATTTTCCCGATCTCTGGCGCCACACTCTTCGGGTCGTGGACCGTACATCCCCTGACCTGGCCCTCAGGTGGGCAGCCCTCCTGCACGATTGCGGCAAACCCGCTGTCAGAACCACCGACGGAAGCGTGGACAGGTATTTAGGCCACGAGAGAGCCGGATCAGAACTGGCTGTCCAGCTGGTCGAAAGGCTCCGCATGGGGAAAAACCTGACCAGGGAGGTTGCGGGACTGGTCGGGCTTCATATGGTTCACTACACCGACCGTTGGACGGATCGGGCGGTGCGGAAATTTATCGTCCGCAGCGGCGGCCTCCTTCCAAAACTCCTGGACCTGCTTGAGGCCGACTCCAGATCCCTGCGGCTCAGGGCGGATAAACTTCACGCCGTCGGGAAACTGAGGGACAGGGTCAGGAACATGAAGGCGGCGATGCCCTCCCCCGAATCCCCGTTGAGCGGCTTACAGATAATGGATATCCTGAACATAGGCCCCGGGCCCGAGGTCGGTATGGCAAAAACCGCCCTGGTCAATGCCGTCCTAAACGGGGATATTCCTCTGGAAGCCGGGGGCGCCGGGAAATTTCTGGTCAGCTGGTGGAAAGGAGGCGGCGGTAAGCTGTCGTAACAATCTTTTCACCGGAAAGCCGGGCGTCAATATCCAGTTTCCGGTCCTTCGAAATTTCATCGGGGGGAATCGCAGCCTTGATCTGGTCTGCCAGAATCTCCTCCCTCCCGTCCGACACGGAAGTCTCCTGCAGCCTTTGCCGCAGGCGGGATCGAAGAAGCTGTTCATCCGCGTTCAGGTAGATGAAAATACAATGCGAACCAGTCTTTCGGGCGGTTTCTGTGGCCAGGCTTCGGTATCCGGGGTTCAAAAAAGTTCCATCCAGGATGACGGAAGCGCCCGATTTCAGGAGGGCCTCCGACCGGGCTGAAAGCTCCCTGTACGTCCTGTCTGTAAATTCACTGGAGTAGATGTCACCGCCATAGGGCACGTGCTTGCTCTCGAGGGGATCCATCCCGGCCAGTTCCTTCCTGACCCTGTCCGTGGAGATCACCTCAAGATCGAATTTTTCCGCAAGCCCCGCGGCGAGGGATGACTTGCCTGATCCCATGAGCCCGCAGGTGATGATAAGGCCGGGGGGCGTTATTGCCCTGGCCAACTCCCCTGCCAGGTGAAAGAATCCCCTCGCATCCTCGGCCGCTCTTTGGGCCTCTTTTTCGTTTACGTCAGGATCCCTGGACCGGAAGCCCTCCACCTTGCCCCTCACCACCGCGCGGTAACAGGCATAAAAATTGTAGAGCGCCTCCGTCCCCCCCTGACCGGTGAACTCCAGGTATTTCCGGGTGTAAAGGTCGGCCAGGTCCTTCCGGCCTTTCATCCTCAGGTCCATGGCAAGGAATGCCGCGTCGCACAGGACATCCGAGTAGCGAAACCGTCTGTTGAACTCGATGCAATCGTAGATCTGGATATCCCCGGTGAGGCAGATATGCTGGGTGTGAAGGTCCCCGTGCCCGTCCCGTATCCATCCCTCGCTCTCCCTCCGCAAGAAAAGCTCCCGATTGACGTCCCTGAAAGTCCGGGTGAAATCGGCAAGCAGATCGAACGTTGCCTGGGAGAGGGTGTGGCCGATGTAGGGTTGGATCTGCTCGAAATTCTCCTCCGTATTGGTATGTATCGCATCGGATCCGCCAATGCGGGTGATTTCGGGGGAAGTGGCTGCCTGAAGGTGAAAACGGGCGACCTTGGCCGCAACCCGCTCGATCATTTCCGGGGTAACCTCATGCTTTTCCAACAGAATCGGGAGGAGCCGATCCTCCTGGAGACGATTCATGAGTACAGCGTAATCCAGGGCAGGGCCGGAACCCCCAAACCGCAGGAGGTCTCCTTCCTCGGTAACGGGAAGAACCCCCAGGTAGAGATCGGGGCTAAGCCGCCTGTTCAATTCAACCTCTTCCGTGCAGAACCGGAGCCTTTTTTCAGGAGTGGTGAAATCCAGAAACCCGAAATCCACCGGCTTTTTCACCTTGTAAACCCGATTCTCCGTGATGAAGATGACCGAAATGTGGGTCTGAACCACGCGGATGTCCCTGGTTGTTTCCGGGAATGCCTCCGGTCTTGAAAGCTCCCTGATGAGCCTTTCGGTCGGTATGTTCAAATCACCCTCCCCCAGCCCCTCCCCTCGAGGGAGGGGGGGAACTAATGGCCCTCTGTGTACCCTACTTAACCCTGTGAACCCTGTGTTAAAGGCTTTTCAGCTTCCGTCTTCGTTCTTCGAACTTTGCCGCGACAGGTCGCCCGGGATTGCCGCGCACAGTTATCTGCTCGCAATGACATGAGCGGCGTCACGCTTTTCCACGTTGGACGTTGGACATTGGACCCTGGGTTCCAGATGCCTCGACACTTCGATACCTCCATACCTGTTTTATAACAGGACCGGTGGTTTTATTGCAATGTCCACGGCTTGCTGTTAGGCTTCGGATAGACCATCTGCGAGGGTATTTGGATAACGCTATGGAACGTTTTCTCAGATTGATGCATATTCTGCTCGTCAGGAAATTGGCGGTCAGGGCTCGTCAAGTGGTCGGGGAGACCTCGGTATCCCACAATCATACCATGGTGCTTTACCTCCTGAGCAGGGAGTTTGTGGCCCTCGGTCCGGACCTCGTTCCCTATTTTCTGCGCGAGATTCTCGTCGGTTCCGGGCGCAGGACCCGGGGCTATGCGGAGTTTCTTCAGCATGTGGGTGACATGCGGGGGGTGGCCCGATTCGCGGGGAACGCTTTCATGAGTTCTGTCCTCCAGCGATGCCGCCGCCTTCGGATGGACGAGGTGACGGAACTGCTCGCGTCCCCCCGCCCCCTGATGCGGATCTACCATTCCGGGGATGTGGAGAGTCGAACACCGGACCAGGATTACATCCCCCTTGGGGTCAGAAAGTCACTGGCGCGAAGGCCAAACCCCCATACCATCGAAAAACTTTCCATGGAACAGGATCCCCAGGTCGTCAGGAACCTGCTTTCAAATCCCCGGATAACCGAGGAGATTGTCATCAAAATGGCATCCCTCCGTCCAACGGGCCAGGAGGTTTTGAGCGAGATTTTCAACAATCACAGGTGGTCTGCGAGATATCGGGTGCGCAAGGCCCTGGTGTTCAATCCGTATACGCTGCCCCGCGTCGCTCATGCCCTTCTTCCCATGCTCATGCTGAGCGATCTTATGGATATCTCCATGGGCCGCACCCTCCATCACAGCGTCAGGAACGCGGCCAAGCGTTTCATCATGCTCAGAATCTCGGATATGGGCCCGACCGAGAAAGAGCAGTTCTCCAAGAGCAATGCGGCACGGTTGAAGAGTATTTTCCTGGAAACCGGGTAAGATTAGCAAACGCAAAGCTACAGCGACGGCCGGTGACACCCTGTGCTAAATTGGCTTTATCCCGCGGACCGCGGAAGATTCTCACCCTCAGGAAAAGCCGCCGTGGGATGAATGTCCGCAGCCACCACCGCCCGATGCCGGGGAGCCGCCTCCGGAGGAGGAAAAAATTGAGAGCAGCTTCTCGGGCCCCGGCCGGCTGCACTTGGGGCATTGCAGGCCGGAACCGTCCTCATTAACGCCGGTAATCGTCTCGAACTGGTGTCCGCAATTTTTACAGCGGAATTCGAAGATGGGCATGATTTAATCAACCTTTCTTTTCTTCAAGATATTTATACACGTTGACAGCTGCCGTGGCGCCGTCGCCGATAGCGCTGGATACCTGCCGGATAGACCCGGACCGTACATCTCCTGCCGCGAAAAGGCCAGGGACCGAGGAGGCCATGCCTATATCGGTTTTGATGTAACCCTTCCCGTCCTTTTTTGCCATGTCTCCGAGGAACTCCGTCTGCGGTGTTATCCCGACGTAGATGAACACCCCATCCGCACTGAGAATTCGTGTCTGTCCCGTTTTGACACCTTCTAAAAGGAGTTCTTTAACCTCGTCCTCGCCCCTGATCTCCTTGAGCACAGAATTCCACTCCATGGTGATCTTTTCGTTTTCAAGCGCCCTGTCCCGTACTACAGGGACGGCGCGTAAAGCGTCCCGTCGATGGATAATGTGAACCTTCGAGGCGAAGCGGACCAGAAACAGGGCCTCCTCCACTGCGGAATCCCCACCCCCCACGACGGCCACGATCCTGTCACGGTAAAGGGCCCCATCGCAGGTTGCGCAATAGGAGACGCCCCTTCCGGTGAGCCTGTCCTCTCCCGGGACACCGAGCTTGTCGGGGGAGGCGCCCGTCGTTACTATAACCGAACGTGTGTTCCTGGGGCCCGCATCCGTGTCCAGT encodes:
- the tmoS gene encoding sensor histidine kinase TmoS, coding for MLKEILVVIKEQAKNQLGLIEELLDLTRIEAGEFRLNRQPCDIEALLGKVIEGFVPKFEEKGITASLDVAKDLPQTHWDYQKVLQVFQNLVDNSLKFTPAGGWLAISAVSKSDFIEIRVSDNGIGIPGGNIDQVFDRFYQVDSSSTRMFGGSGLGLSIVREIVLAHKGKIFVESQEGEGATFLVLLPVGLPERSQHPVRDAGRDENGADETPHIPGGNGELILVVDDDPAFLRMMETILPREGYRVKVSERPGNTLEQVKKAKVDIVLLDLMMPGMDGYDVCRKLRRDPDTSHVPILIVSASGGDEISRKINDAGADDHLTKPFDQQDILNRISALLSNRPV
- the cca_1 gene encoding multifunctional CCA protein, which translates into the protein MQGLIFDVAPIAQRLGLRVFIVGGVVRDLIEGKPVAGEWDLVVMGGMGTGARRLAERLSAAWKWKSPVSFPRFGTYLVSGPHGVVELAQSELRIGSAIRSSDPIIQDAHSRDFTLNALYVELDVEGAGAADGFKVIDPTGLGIDDLNSGILRTPGPPRATLGDDPVRILRAARLCATHGYRTARPITRAARGAAHLLRDVSVERVLAEMNKLLLGSRPSNGLVRLEKWGVFRVLMPEVQAMVGFMQRTPHHFPDLWRHTLRVVDRTSPDLALRWAALLHDCGKPAVRTTDGSVDRYLGHERAGSELAVQLVERLRMGKNLTREVAGLVGLHMVHYTDRWTDRAVRKFIVRSGGLLPKLLDLLEADSRSLRLRADKLHAVGKLRDRVRNMKAAMPSPESPLSGLQIMDILNIGPGPEVGMAKTALVNAVLNGDIPLEAGGAGKFLVSWWKGGGGKLS
- the aroK_1 gene encoding shikimate kinase yields the protein MNIPTERLIRELSRPEAFPETTRDIRVVQTHISVIFITENRVYKVKKPVDFGFLDFTTPEKRLRFCTEEVELNRRLSPDLYLGVLPVTEEGDLLRFGGSGPALDYAVLMNRLQEDRLLPILLEKHEVTPEMIERVAAKVARFHLQAATSPEITRIGGSDAIHTNTEENFEQIQPYIGHTLSQATFDLLADFTRTFRDVNRELFLRRESEGWIRDGHGDLHTQHICLTGDIQIYDCIEFNRRFRYSDVLCDAAFLAMDLRMKGRKDLADLYTRKYLEFTGQGGTEALYNFYACYRAVVRGKVEGFRSRDPDVNEKEAQRAAEDARGFFHLAGELARAITPPGLIITCGLMGSGKSSLAAGLAEKFDLEVISTDRVRKELAGMDPLESKHVPYGGDIYSSEFTDRTYRELSARSEALLKSGASVILDGTFLNPGYRSLATETARKTGSHCIFIYLNADEQLLRSRLRQRLQETSVSDGREEILADQIKAAIPPDEISKDRKLDIDARLSGEKIVTTAYRRLLSTS
- the trxB gene encoding thioredoxin reductase, whose translation is MESKGTYDLIIIGGGPAGLAAGLYASRAKMDVILLEKAAHGGQMLTTFNLENYPGFPDGIGGFDLSDLMRKQAENFGLKIQSVSVNSLKLNGDVFTLDTDAGPRNTRSVIVTTGASPDKLGVPGEDRLTGRGVSYCATCDGALYRDRIVAVVGGGDSAVEEALFLVRFASKVHIIHRRDALRAVPVVRDRALENEKITMEWNSVLKEIRGEDEVKELLLEGVKTGQTRILSADGVFIYVGITPQTEFLGDMAKKDGKGYIKTDIGMASSVPGLFAAGDVRSGSIRQVSSAIGDGATAAVNVYKYLEEKKG